The [Eubacterium] siraeum genome contains a region encoding:
- a CDS encoding ATP-dependent Clp protease ATP-binding subunit — MEFNGFTDKANDALNCALTCAMSMGHTYVGSEHILYGLCGSNGGVAYTVLRQSGVTCNSIASRINALIGKGLPTQLTVSDFTPRSRRILESAVMIARNAGKTAAGTDHILRAIMRDNECYASVFLHEMGISGEAVLDQGADTQKNTPQGKRNGSVLPSALSGYGRNLTMLAQEGKIDPCFGRERETNRVIEILLRRSKNNPCLVGEAGVGKTAIAEGLAMKIAGGNVPDELKTKKIYMLDITSMLAGAKYRGDFEERLKRVFDEIRNDGNIIVFIDEIHNIVGAGAAEGAIDAANILKPMLARGEIRLIGATTNAEYKKYIEKDPALERRLQPVTVNEPTEEETVTILNGLRCRYESYHKVKITDEAISAAVGLSVRYINDRFLPDKAIDLIDEGSAKIRLSRSGEDSVGKKLKKLSDEKIRAINNKDFALALKLREQEKTLCANNGGYTATLTADDIADVVTQYTGIPVRYNGNDTTKWLACLEKTLSENVIGQEKAVRAVANAVRRGRSGLSDEHRPVGSFIFLGTTGVGKTKCCKELAKALFGTEKALIRFDMSEYSEKHSVSKLIGAPAGYVGYEDGGRLTDRVRKSPYSVVLFDEIEKAHPDVFDILLQVLDDGRLTDSGGRTVDFTNTVIIMTGNIGSALIAKGKSRLGFGIQQRQEEISGLVKGELEKYFRPEFLGRVDEVVVFNELSCAEYKLICEKMLSELSKQCERQGIAFSWSERLSEKLCAEAKSRNEGARPIAKLIDKNVRNMISDGIISGEFSTGDGIYADIADDDSYSVRKIKSCTCYR, encoded by the coding sequence ATGGAATTCAACGGATTTACAGACAAGGCTAACGATGCGCTCAATTGTGCGCTTACCTGTGCTATGAGCATGGGACACACTTATGTCGGCAGTGAGCATATACTTTACGGCTTGTGCGGCAGTAACGGCGGTGTGGCTTATACGGTGCTTCGCCAAAGCGGAGTGACATGCAATTCTATAGCGTCACGGATAAATGCCCTCATCGGAAAAGGACTTCCCACACAGCTTACCGTATCCGACTTCACCCCGAGAAGCAGGAGGATACTTGAAAGTGCCGTGATGATAGCAAGAAACGCCGGCAAAACCGCCGCAGGAACAGATCATATACTTCGTGCCATAATGCGTGATAATGAGTGTTATGCTTCGGTATTCCTGCATGAAATGGGCATTTCGGGCGAGGCTGTGCTGGATCAGGGAGCGGATACGCAGAAAAATACTCCGCAGGGTAAAAGAAACGGCAGCGTACTGCCATCCGCACTTTCAGGTTACGGCAGGAATCTTACAATGCTTGCACAGGAAGGGAAAATAGATCCGTGCTTTGGCCGTGAACGTGAAACAAACCGTGTTATAGAGATACTTTTAAGACGCTCGAAAAACAACCCCTGCCTTGTAGGCGAGGCAGGAGTGGGAAAGACCGCCATTGCGGAGGGCCTTGCGATGAAAATTGCAGGCGGTAACGTACCCGATGAACTGAAAACGAAAAAGATATATATGCTTGACATCACATCTATGCTTGCAGGCGCAAAATACAGAGGCGATTTTGAGGAAAGGCTCAAGCGTGTGTTTGATGAAATAAGAAACGACGGCAACATTATCGTTTTTATCGATGAAATACACAATATAGTCGGAGCAGGTGCGGCAGAGGGTGCGATAGATGCGGCGAATATTCTCAAGCCGATGTTGGCAAGGGGAGAGATAAGGCTTATAGGTGCCACGACAAATGCCGAGTATAAGAAGTATATCGAAAAAGATCCCGCACTGGAAAGACGGCTTCAGCCCGTCACCGTAAACGAGCCTACGGAAGAAGAAACTGTCACCATTCTCAACGGCCTGCGTTGCCGCTACGAAAGCTATCATAAAGTGAAGATAACCGATGAGGCTATTTCCGCCGCTGTCGGTCTGTCAGTAAGGTATATAAACGACCGCTTTCTGCCCGACAAGGCTATCGACCTTATTGACGAAGGCTCGGCAAAAATAAGGCTCAGCCGAAGCGGAGAAGACAGCGTCGGCAAAAAGCTGAAGAAACTGTCAGATGAAAAAATACGGGCTATAAACAATAAGGATTTCGCACTTGCGCTGAAACTCAGAGAGCAGGAAAAAACGCTCTGTGCAAATAACGGCGGATATACTGCGACTCTTACAGCAGACGATATAGCAGATGTGGTAACACAGTATACCGGTATCCCCGTAAGGTATAACGGCAATGATACAACGAAGTGGCTTGCCTGCCTTGAAAAAACACTGTCAGAAAATGTTATAGGTCAGGAAAAAGCCGTCAGAGCAGTAGCAAACGCAGTAAGGAGAGGTCGCTCCGGGCTTTCGGACGAACACCGACCTGTCGGCTCGTTCATATTTTTAGGTACGACAGGAGTAGGCAAGACGAAGTGCTGTAAGGAGCTTGCGAAAGCACTTTTCGGCACAGAAAAAGCACTTATAAGATTTGATATGTCGGAATACAGCGAAAAGCATTCCGTTTCAAAGCTGATAGGCGCACCTGCGGGTTATGTCGGCTATGAGGACGGAGGAAGGCTTACAGACAGAGTGAGAAAATCGCCTTACAGCGTTGTTTTGTTCGATGAGATAGAAAAAGCACACCCTGATGTTTTCGACATTCTGCTTCAGGTGCTTGATGACGGCAGACTTACCGATTCCGGCGGAAGAACGGTCGATTTTACGAATACCGTGATAATAATGACCGGCAACATCGGAAGCGCCCTTATCGCAAAAGGCAAGAGCAGGCTCGGATTCGGCATACAGCAACGGCAGGAGGAAATTTCGGGACTTGTAAAGGGAGAACTTGAAAAATACTTCCGTCCCGAATTTCTCGGCAGAGTGGACGAGGTGGTCGTATTCAATGAGCTGTCCTGCGCAGAATATAAGCTGATATGCGAAAAAATGCTTTCAGAGCTTTCAAAGCAGTGCGAAAGGCAGGGTATAGCTTTCTCGTGGAGCGAAAGGCTGTCAGAAAAGCTATGCGCCGAAGCAAAGAGCAGAAACGAAGGTGCAAGGCCTATAGCAAAGCTGATAGACAAGAACGTCCGCAACATGATTTCAGACGGTATTATTTCGGGAGAATTCAGCACGGGCGACGGCATTTATGCGGATATTGCGGATGATGACAGCTACAGTGTCAGAAAGATAAAAAGCTGTACCTGCTACCGATAG
- the typA gene encoding translational GTPase TypA — MKREDLRNIAIIAHVDHGKTTLVDEMLKQGGVFRDNQEVEDRVMDSNALERERGITILAKNAAAHYNGVKINIVDTPGHADFSGEVERILKMVNGVLLLVDSFEGTMPQTRFVLQKALELGLKVIVVVNKTDRPDARNKEVVDEVLELLLDLDASDEQLDSPVIFCSGRNGVASYSPDVMGENFKPLFDKIIEHIPCPEGDPDGDLQLLVSSIDYNDYVGRIAVGRIERGTIKQNQEVMVCDYNGSHKPFKSKVVSLYTFEGMNKVPVTEATIGDIVCLSGIEGITIGQTICAVNNPEPLPFVKISEPTVEMTFSVNDSPFAGREGKFVTSRQIRERLYKELLKDVSLRVTDSENSDAYNVAGRGEMHLSILIETMRREGYELSVSTPRVLFKEIDGVRCEPIERLLIDVPDNCVGSVMEKMGVRKAELVHMQPIGNRTRIEFLIPSRGLFGYRSEFMTDTKGEGVLNTVFDSYRPYMGEIPTRTVGSLVAFESGTAMAYGLFNAQERGTLFIDAGVPVYEGMVVGVSPKAGDINVNVCKKKHLTNTRASGSDDALRLIPYKRMSLEESLEFINDDELVEVTPKTIRIRKKILDNDLRAKEDAKRKKQNA; from the coding sequence TTGAAAAGAGAAGATTTAAGGAATATAGCGATTATCGCACACGTTGACCACGGCAAGACGACACTGGTCGATGAAATGCTGAAGCAGGGCGGTGTATTCCGTGACAATCAGGAAGTTGAAGACAGAGTAATGGACAGCAACGCACTCGAAAGAGAGCGTGGAATCACGATCCTTGCGAAGAATGCCGCCGCACACTATAACGGCGTTAAAATCAACATAGTAGATACTCCCGGACACGCCGATTTTTCAGGCGAGGTTGAGCGTATATTGAAGATGGTAAACGGCGTACTGCTCCTTGTTGACAGCTTTGAGGGTACAATGCCCCAGACAAGATTCGTTCTTCAGAAGGCGCTTGAGCTTGGACTCAAGGTAATAGTTGTAGTAAACAAAACAGACCGTCCCGATGCCAGAAACAAGGAAGTTGTGGACGAGGTGCTTGAGCTTCTGCTTGACCTTGACGCTTCGGATGAACAGCTTGACAGCCCTGTTATCTTCTGCTCGGGCAGAAACGGTGTAGCATCATATTCACCCGATGTTATGGGCGAAAACTTCAAGCCGCTGTTCGACAAGATAATAGAACACATTCCCTGTCCCGAGGGCGACCCCGACGGCGATTTACAGCTGCTCGTTTCTTCCATCGACTACAACGACTATGTAGGCAGAATTGCGGTAGGCAGAATCGAAAGAGGTACGATAAAGCAGAACCAGGAAGTTATGGTATGCGACTACAACGGCTCACACAAGCCCTTCAAGTCAAAGGTAGTAAGCCTTTATACATTTGAGGGTATGAACAAGGTACCCGTGACAGAGGCTACTATCGGTGATATTGTATGCTTATCGGGTATCGAGGGCATTACTATCGGTCAGACTATCTGTGCGGTAAATAATCCCGAACCTCTGCCGTTTGTAAAAATAAGCGAACCGACAGTCGAAATGACATTCTCGGTAAACGACAGCCCGTTTGCAGGCAGAGAGGGTAAGTTCGTTACGTCACGTCAAATAAGAGAGCGACTTTACAAGGAGCTTTTGAAGGACGTATCGCTGAGAGTTACAGACAGCGAAAACTCAGACGCATATAACGTAGCAGGCAGAGGCGAAATGCACCTTTCGATACTTATCGAAACAATGCGCCGTGAAGGATATGAGCTTTCGGTCAGCACGCCCCGTGTACTTTTCAAGGAAATTGACGGCGTAAGATGCGAGCCTATCGAGCGTCTGCTGATAGATGTACCGGACAACTGTGTCGGCTCGGTTATGGAAAAGATGGGCGTAAGAAAGGCAGAGCTTGTTCATATGCAGCCTATAGGCAACAGAACAAGAATAGAGTTCCTTATCCCCTCAAGAGGATTATTCGGTTACAGAAGCGAATTTATGACAGATACAAAGGGCGAAGGCGTACTGAATACCGTATTCGACAGCTACCGTCCTTATATGGGCGAAATCCCCACCAGAACGGTCGGTTCGCTTGTTGCGTTTGAATCGGGCACGGCGATGGCTTACGGTCTGTTTAACGCACAGGAAAGAGGTACTCTGTTCATAGACGCAGGCGTTCCCGTTTACGAGGGAATGGTTGTCGGAGTTTCTCCGAAGGCAGGCGATATTAACGTTAACGTGTGCAAGAAAAAGCACCTTACAAACACAAGAGCCAGCGGCAGTGACGACGCATTAAGACTTATCCCCTATAAGAGAATGAGCCTTGAGGAAAGCCTTGAATTTATTAACGATGACGAGCTTGTCGAGGTAACTCCCAAGACAATAAGAATCAGAAAGAAGATTCTTGATAACGATCTTCGTGCAAAGGAAGACGCTAAGAGAAAAAAGCAGAACGCTTAA
- a CDS encoding DUF378 domain-containing protein, giving the protein MLDKIALFILLVGGINWGLVGLFQFDVIAWAFGGSASVMSRILYIVVALAAIWCISLFFRQNEIISTGRDKDRINN; this is encoded by the coding sequence ATGCTTGACAAGATAGCACTTTTTATATTGCTTGTAGGCGGAATCAACTGGGGACTTGTCGGTCTGTTCCAGTTTGATGTTATAGCCTGGGCATTCGGCGGAAGTGCAAGTGTTATGAGCAGAATTCTGTATATAGTAGTAGCGCTTGCGGCTATATGGTGCATTTCGCTATTCTTCAGGCAGAACGAAATTATAAGCACCGGCAGAGATAAAGACAGGATAAACAACTGA
- a CDS encoding ATP-binding cassette domain-containing protein, whose product MGIIDINNIDLTIGKTNILKNITVSFDEGKIHGLIGRNGSGKTMLMKCICGFIKPTGGEITVDGKRVGKDVDFPKNMGIIIETPGFIPYYSGYKNLKLLAGLNNKISKQEIKKSMEQVGLDPDLKRHVKKYSLGMRQRLGLAQAIMENPKILILDEPFNGLDKDGVADMRKYLLELKERGKTILIASHSSEDIEILCDTVCEMDKGVLTKIK is encoded by the coding sequence ATGGGAATAATTGACATAAACAACATAGATCTCACTATAGGTAAAACAAATATTTTGAAAAACATAACAGTGAGCTTTGACGAGGGTAAAATCCATGGACTTATAGGAAGAAACGGTTCAGGCAAAACAATGCTTATGAAGTGCATCTGCGGATTTATCAAGCCAACGGGCGGTGAAATAACGGTTGACGGAAAACGCGTCGGCAAGGACGTTGACTTCCCCAAAAATATGGGAATAATTATCGAAACACCTGGATTTATCCCTTATTACTCAGGCTATAAAAATCTAAAACTGCTTGCAGGACTCAATAATAAAATCAGTAAACAAGAAATAAAGAAAAGTATGGAACAAGTGGGACTTGATCCCGATTTGAAACGTCATGTGAAAAAGTATTCTCTCGGTATGCGTCAGAGATTAGGTCTTGCGCAAGCAATTATGGAAAACCCGAAAATTTTAATTCTTGACGAACCGTTTAACGGTCTTGATAAGGATGGCGTCGCAGATATGAGAAAGTATCTTCTTGAATTAAAAGAACGTGGAAAAACAATTCTTATTGCTTCTCACTCATCAGAAGATATCGAAATTCTCTGTGATACAGTTTGCGAAATGGATAAAGGTGTGCTTACAAAAATAAAATAA